A stretch of Myxococcus virescens DNA encodes these proteins:
- the infA gene encoding translation initiation factor IF-1 has protein sequence MPKDDSIEVEGTVMEPLPNAMFRVVLDNGHKVLAHISGKMRMHFIRILPGDKVKVELSPYDLTRGRITYRAK, from the coding sequence TTGCCGAAGGATGATTCCATCGAAGTCGAGGGGACCGTGATGGAGCCCCTCCCGAACGCGATGTTCCGCGTGGTGCTGGACAACGGCCACAAGGTGCTCGCGCACATCTCGGGCAAGATGAGGATGCACTTCATCCGCATCCTCCCGGGTGACAAGGTGAAGGTCGAACTGTCTCCGTACGACCTGACGCGCGGGCGGATCACGTACCGGGCGAAGTAG
- the rpmJ gene encoding 50S ribosomal protein L36, whose amino-acid sequence MKVRASVKKICDKCKIVRRKGIVRIICASNPRHKQRQG is encoded by the coding sequence ATGAAGGTACGGGCGTCCGTCAAGAAGATCTGCGACAAGTGCAAGATTGTTCGCCGTAAGGGAATCGTGCGCATCATTTGCGCCTCCAACCCCCGGCACAAGCAGCGCCAGGGCTAA
- the rpsM gene encoding 30S ribosomal protein S13, with protein MARIAGIDLPPNKRAVISLQYIYGIGNKSAQDIIAAAGIDPTTRTKDLTEEQARKIREIIEASYKVEGDLRREVTMNIKRLMDLGCYRGLRHRKGLPVRGQRTHTNARTRKGPKRGIVRAKPAAPAR; from the coding sequence ATGGCTCGTATCGCCGGCATCGATCTGCCGCCCAACAAGCGCGCGGTGATCTCGCTCCAGTACATCTACGGGATCGGCAACAAGTCCGCGCAAGACATCATTGCTGCGGCGGGCATCGATCCCACGACCCGGACCAAGGACCTCACCGAGGAGCAGGCCCGCAAGATCCGCGAGATCATCGAGGCCAGCTACAAGGTGGAGGGCGACCTCCGGCGCGAAGTCACCATGAACATCAAGCGGCTGATGGACCTGGGTTGCTACCGGGGCCTTCGTCACCGCAAGGGCCTGCCGGTTCGTGGCCAGCGGACCCACACCAACGCGCGTACCCGCAAGGGTCCGAAGCGGGGCATCGTCCGGGCGAAGCCGGCAGCTCCGGCCCGGTAA
- the rpsK gene encoding 30S ribosomal protein S11, with protein MADEINTSAAASTGAEGEAPAAKKSKRKGKKNILNGVVHIQSTFNNTIITITDVSGNVISWSSAGARGFKGSRKSTPFAAQVAAGDAAAKAMEHGLKNVSVFVKGPGAGRESALRALAAAGLKINLIRDVTPIPHNGCRQPKRRRV; from the coding sequence ATGGCTGACGAGATCAATACTTCGGCTGCGGCGTCCACGGGCGCCGAGGGCGAGGCCCCTGCCGCGAAGAAGTCGAAGCGCAAGGGCAAGAAGAACATCCTCAACGGCGTGGTCCACATCCAGTCCACGTTCAACAACACCATCATCACGATCACGGACGTGTCCGGGAACGTGATCTCCTGGTCGTCCGCCGGGGCGCGTGGCTTCAAGGGAAGCCGCAAGTCCACCCCGTTCGCGGCGCAGGTGGCCGCTGGCGACGCCGCGGCGAAGGCGATGGAGCACGGCCTGAAGAACGTGTCCGTGTTCGTGAAGGGCCCGGGCGCGGGCCGCGAGTCGGCGCTGCGCGCGCTGGCCGCCGCCGGTCTGAAGATCAACCTCATCCGCGACGTGACGCCCATCCCGCACAACGGATGCCGTCAGCCCAAGCGTCGCCGCGTCTAA
- the rpsD gene encoding 30S ribosomal protein S4 codes for MARYTASACRICRRENLKMYLKGDRCYTDKCAIERRPYPPGQHGQGRVKFSGYGVQLREKQKVKRMYGLLENQFRGYYHRASAAKGKTGENLLQQLELRLDNVVFRMGFADTRNEARQLVRHGHFQVNGRKVNIPSFAVKPGTAVEVVEKSRKVLRISEALETVDRRGVPQWISLDKKAFKGTVTTVPNREDLTMPISEQLIVELYSK; via the coding sequence ATGGCTCGTTACACTGCCAGCGCCTGCCGCATCTGCCGGCGCGAAAACCTGAAGATGTACCTCAAGGGCGACCGTTGCTACACGGACAAGTGCGCCATTGAGCGCCGCCCCTATCCCCCGGGTCAGCACGGCCAGGGCCGCGTGAAGTTCTCCGGCTACGGCGTGCAGCTGCGCGAGAAGCAGAAGGTCAAGCGCATGTACGGCCTGCTGGAGAACCAGTTCCGCGGCTACTACCACCGCGCGTCCGCCGCCAAGGGCAAGACGGGTGAGAACCTCCTGCAGCAGCTGGAGCTCCGTCTGGACAACGTGGTGTTCCGCATGGGCTTCGCGGACACGCGCAACGAGGCGCGCCAGCTGGTGCGTCACGGTCACTTCCAGGTGAACGGCCGCAAGGTGAACATCCCCTCGTTCGCCGTGAAGCCGGGCACCGCGGTGGAGGTGGTGGAGAAGAGCCGCAAGGTGCTCCGCATCTCCGAGGCGCTGGAGACGGTGGACCGCCGTGGCGTTCCGCAGTGGATCTCCCTGGACAAGAAGGCGTTCAAGGGCACGGTCACCACGGTTCCGAACCGTGAGGACCTGACGATGCCCATCTCCGAGCAGCTCATCGTCGAGCTCTACTCGAAGTAA
- a CDS encoding DNA-directed RNA polymerase subunit alpha, producing the protein MADTFVAKNWRDLIKPRRMEVDQDSATPTYGKFVAEPLERGFGTTLGNSLRRVLLSSLQGAAITTVKIEGVDHEFTTIPEVSEDVTDVVLNLKEVLLRMHTNETKTLRIEAEGPKEVKAGDIITDPDTEILNPGHHICTISEGGKLRMELTCRRGRGYTPANVNKVAGSPIGTIPIDSLFSPIRKVNYQVTNARVGQVTDFDKLSLEVWTDGSVSPQDAVAYAAKIIKEQLTVFVNFDETEEPVVAEAPKEEAKLNENLFRSVDELELSVRSANCLQQANIKSIGDLVQRTEAEMLKTKNFGRKSLKEIKEILAEMGLSLGMKLENWPPKQAPAPAQPKA; encoded by the coding sequence ATGGCTGATACGTTCGTTGCGAAGAACTGGCGTGACCTGATCAAGCCCCGTCGCATGGAGGTGGATCAGGACAGCGCGACCCCCACCTACGGCAAGTTCGTCGCGGAGCCGCTCGAGCGCGGTTTCGGTACGACGCTGGGCAACTCGCTCCGCCGGGTGCTGCTGTCGTCGCTGCAGGGCGCCGCCATCACCACCGTCAAGATTGAAGGCGTGGACCACGAGTTCACGACCATCCCCGAGGTGTCCGAGGACGTCACGGACGTCGTGCTGAACCTGAAGGAAGTCCTCCTTCGGATGCACACGAACGAGACGAAGACGCTCCGCATCGAGGCGGAGGGCCCCAAGGAGGTCAAGGCCGGTGACATCATCACCGACCCGGACACCGAGATCCTCAACCCGGGCCACCACATCTGCACCATCTCCGAGGGTGGCAAGCTCCGCATGGAGCTGACCTGCCGCCGCGGCCGTGGTTACACGCCGGCCAACGTGAACAAGGTCGCCGGTTCGCCCATCGGCACCATTCCCATCGACTCGCTGTTCTCGCCCATCCGCAAGGTGAACTACCAGGTCACCAACGCGCGCGTCGGTCAGGTCACGGACTTCGACAAGCTGTCGCTCGAGGTCTGGACGGACGGCTCCGTGTCCCCGCAGGACGCGGTGGCGTACGCGGCGAAGATCATCAAGGAGCAGCTCACCGTCTTCGTGAACTTCGACGAGACGGAGGAGCCCGTCGTCGCCGAGGCGCCGAAGGAAGAGGCGAAGCTGAACGAGAACCTGTTCCGCTCGGTGGATGAGCTCGAGCTGTCGGTCCGCTCGGCGAACTGCCTGCAGCAGGCGAACATCAAGTCCATTGGCGACCTCGTGCAGCGCACCGAGGCCGAGATGCTCAAGACGAAGAACTTCGGCCGCAAGTCTCTGAAGGAGATCAAGGAGATCCTCGCGGAGATGGGCTTGTCGCTGGGCATGAAGCTGGAGAACTGGCCGCCGAAGCAGGCGCCGGCTCCCGCGCAGCCGAAGGCGTAG
- the rplQ gene encoding 50S ribosomal protein L17, producing MRHKVGQRKLHRSTSHRLAMLNNMVTSLLEHQAIRTTLPKAKEARKIAERIITLGKRGGLANVRLAARTVKDRDVLQKVFGEYKDRYASRPGGYTRIVRLGFRRGDAAEMALLELVDRPEKAAPVDTEAAAPAEETKAE from the coding sequence ATGCGCCATAAGGTCGGACAGAGGAAGCTTCACCGCAGCACGAGCCACCGGCTCGCGATGCTCAACAACATGGTGACCTCGCTGTTGGAGCACCAGGCCATCCGCACCACGCTTCCCAAGGCCAAGGAGGCCCGGAAGATCGCGGAGCGGATCATCACCCTGGGTAAGCGTGGCGGCCTCGCCAACGTTCGCCTGGCGGCCCGTACGGTCAAGGACCGCGACGTGCTGCAGAAGGTGTTCGGCGAGTACAAGGACCGGTACGCCAGCCGTCCCGGTGGCTACACCCGCATCGTTCGGCTCGGCTTCCGCCGGGGCGACGCCGCGGAGATGGCCCTCCTGGAGCTCGTGGACCGGCCGGAGAAGGCCGCTCCCGTCGACACCGAGGCGGCTGCGCCTGCGGAAGAGACGAAGGCGGAGTAG
- a CDS encoding tetratricopeptide repeat protein, with product MTIRHLRSRPWIRAAVLGVGLLTGCSTTSSNSAKARPTDPLSQARAYLDEHQPTKALGLLTDLHRQTPDNLDVARSLTEAYVKAGQTDAWIAELQKRIAAGERAVDQYMLGLALFSRARDAGAPSVAAFERAATLAPDTAEFHYRLGLAQLESEQYTEALGPLRRATALEPARTAWRLPLAKALHRTGDAPGAVEALGTVVRGQPTPAEVSTARALMEQIADPFSGFPKAAEAKLEEGMRYLKDLDAPQHAILAFEEILLDYPDVAVVHALLGLAYQRLDDSGRAVDEFKQAIERAPRDGKNHFYLGELYLARQRPDAARVSFEKAVALHPLLETAWFHLGDIHLERRDLTAARESFTVATALAPEAVAMRGKLALVYQLEGDFAAAERELRRVVEKDPENMEFSLRLGLLYTEQAMKASRPEARKTAASEAERWLMKVLETQPENAVASRALQQLKAQ from the coding sequence ATGACCATTCGCCACCTCCGTTCCCGTCCCTGGATTCGCGCCGCGGTACTCGGCGTGGGCCTCCTGACTGGTTGCAGCACCACCTCCTCCAACTCCGCCAAGGCGCGCCCCACCGATCCGCTCTCCCAGGCGCGGGCCTACCTGGACGAGCATCAGCCCACGAAGGCCCTGGGGCTGCTGACAGACCTGCACCGGCAGACGCCGGACAACCTGGACGTGGCGCGCTCGCTCACCGAGGCCTACGTGAAGGCGGGGCAGACGGACGCGTGGATCGCGGAGCTCCAGAAGCGAATCGCGGCGGGTGAGCGCGCGGTCGACCAGTACATGCTGGGGCTCGCCCTCTTCTCACGCGCTCGCGACGCGGGGGCGCCCAGCGTCGCCGCCTTCGAGCGCGCCGCGACCCTGGCACCGGACACCGCGGAGTTCCACTACCGGCTGGGGCTCGCGCAGTTGGAGTCCGAACAGTACACGGAGGCGCTCGGGCCCCTGCGGCGCGCCACGGCGTTGGAGCCAGCCCGCACCGCCTGGCGCCTGCCGTTGGCCAAGGCGCTGCACCGCACGGGAGACGCGCCCGGGGCCGTGGAAGCCCTGGGTACGGTGGTGCGGGGCCAGCCCACGCCGGCCGAGGTCTCCACCGCGCGGGCATTGATGGAGCAGATCGCGGATCCGTTCTCCGGCTTCCCCAAGGCCGCCGAGGCCAAGCTGGAAGAAGGCATGCGCTACCTGAAGGACCTGGATGCGCCCCAGCACGCCATCCTCGCCTTCGAGGAAATCCTGCTCGACTACCCGGACGTCGCGGTGGTGCACGCCCTGCTGGGCCTGGCCTACCAACGCCTGGATGACTCGGGACGCGCGGTGGATGAGTTCAAGCAGGCCATCGAACGCGCCCCCCGCGATGGCAAGAACCACTTCTATCTGGGCGAGCTCTACCTGGCGCGCCAGCGCCCCGACGCGGCCCGTGTCTCCTTCGAGAAGGCCGTGGCGCTCCATCCGCTGCTGGAGACCGCGTGGTTCCACCTGGGTGACATCCACCTGGAGCGCAGGGACCTCACGGCCGCCCGCGAGTCCTTCACCGTGGCCACCGCCCTGGCACCGGAAGCCGTGGCGATGCGAGGCAAGCTGGCGCTCGTGTACCAACTGGAGGGTGACTTCGCCGCCGCCGAGCGCGAGCTGCGCCGCGTGGTCGAAAAGGACCCGGAGAACATGGAGTTCAGCCTGCGCTTGGGGTTGCTCTACACCGAGCAGGCGATGAAGGCCTCGCGCCCCGAGGCGCGGAAGACCGCGGCCAGCGAGGCCGAGCGTTGGCTGATGAAGGTGCTGGAGACCCAGCCTGAAAACGCGGTGGCGTCACGCGCGCTTCAGCAACTCAAGGCACAGTAG
- a CDS encoding lysophospholipid acyltransferase family protein: MRKLFCIFVAGVWTLFCFPIATLAMLLTLNPSRSIWVARELWSPVLLWAGGAKLEIIGQENVDPNRPTIYVANHQSTIDIPAHFLAVPIPFRYVAKTQLKWVPLIGWYLALAGHVFINRSNRSKAIASLNAAAAKIRGGTSIFLYPEGTRSTDGRVLPFKKGPFALALKARVPVCPVTIEGSGDLMPKSTWNITPGPIRVKIGKPIDTTTFAENDREGLARAVRAVIIADSLSLGGKGGDVDDAVAAAGAEGVSDASARALSST; encoded by the coding sequence ATGCGCAAGCTCTTTTGCATTTTCGTGGCGGGCGTCTGGACGCTCTTCTGTTTCCCCATTGCCACCTTGGCGATGCTGCTCACGCTCAACCCCTCGCGCTCCATCTGGGTGGCGCGCGAGCTCTGGTCGCCCGTGCTGCTGTGGGCAGGGGGCGCCAAGCTGGAAATCATCGGCCAGGAGAACGTGGACCCGAATCGGCCCACCATCTACGTGGCCAACCACCAGTCCACCATCGACATCCCGGCGCACTTCCTGGCCGTCCCCATCCCTTTCCGCTACGTCGCCAAGACGCAGCTCAAGTGGGTGCCCCTCATCGGCTGGTACCTGGCGCTCGCGGGCCACGTCTTCATCAACCGCTCCAACCGCTCCAAGGCCATCGCCTCGCTCAACGCGGCAGCGGCCAAGATTCGCGGTGGCACCAGCATCTTCCTGTATCCGGAAGGCACCCGCTCGACGGACGGCCGCGTCCTGCCCTTCAAGAAGGGCCCCTTCGCCCTGGCGCTGAAGGCCCGCGTCCCCGTCTGCCCCGTCACCATCGAGGGCTCCGGCGACCTGATGCCCAAGTCCACCTGGAACATCACCCCCGGTCCCATCCGCGTGAAGATTGGCAAGCCCATCGACACGACCACGTTCGCCGAGAACGACCGCGAAGGGCTGGCCCGAGCCGTCCGTGCCGTCATCATCGCGGACAGCCTGTCCCTCGGGGGCAAGGGCGGCGACGTGGATGACGCCGTGGCCGCCGCGGGCGCCGAGGGCGTCAGCGACGCCAGCGCCCGAGCCCTCTCCTCCACCTGA
- a CDS encoding deoxynucleoside kinase: MARKKFIAIAGNIGAGKTELTSFLCRKYGLTPSFEPNDQNPYLADFYKDMKTWAFRSQLFFLTHKFRLHRELERTSGTVLQDRTLYEDAEIFAKNLHRQRLIDKRDWKTYCELYETISESLRPPDLMIYLRCPVQTIRERIRIRGRAMERDIPTRYLQRLNALYEEWFEGYRLSPVLVLPTDKLDYLTNLVDRVDLFRQIEKHL, encoded by the coding sequence GTGGCCAGGAAAAAGTTCATCGCCATCGCGGGCAACATCGGCGCCGGAAAGACGGAGCTGACGTCCTTCCTCTGCCGGAAGTACGGGTTGACGCCCTCCTTCGAACCCAACGACCAGAACCCTTATCTGGCGGACTTCTACAAGGACATGAAGACGTGGGCGTTCCGCTCACAGCTCTTCTTCTTGACGCACAAGTTCCGCCTGCACCGGGAGCTGGAGCGCACCTCCGGGACGGTGCTTCAGGACCGCACCCTTTATGAGGACGCGGAGATTTTCGCCAAGAACCTCCACCGGCAGCGGCTCATCGACAAGCGGGACTGGAAGACATACTGCGAGCTGTACGAGACGATTTCGGAGTCGTTGCGGCCCCCCGACCTGATGATCTACCTCCGCTGCCCAGTGCAGACGATTCGTGAACGCATCCGCATCCGTGGCCGGGCCATGGAGCGGGACATCCCCACCCGCTACCTGCAGCGCCTCAATGCCCTCTATGAGGAGTGGTTCGAGGGCTACCGCCTGTCGCCGGTGCTCGTGCTTCCCACGGACAAGCTCGACTATTTGACCAACCTGGTGGACCGCGTGGACCTCTTTCGGCAGATCGAGAAGCACCTGTGA
- a CDS encoding DUF2314 domain-containing protein has translation MMEVYLLATEQEGPAPLDALRASFANDEVEFTPDADGEGFTLRADGSEVLVRLTRGSEGLPRFRKEVFSGSPEAFERLGRAKAYYHLSVEPGGAQPTLPVFEALWAVRTLLEHVQGVLVDLTAFKLHEPDDVAEITELDFDIRDHVHLHAVEATEGDTPLWVHSHGMEKFGARDLEIFHLAEKDLLAAESFLHELCTDLAFGQGPALRTQVGTSEGQVFTLVPSEEARANLLGVPLDTFEGHEGLFLTVVSPLGRHNTSQLLAPYRERFEKEPEEQTQAMRREAQLVLPSFLARFQRKGLMEPLTFLVRAPFDTHPEGNTVTENLWLEVMGRDEGSVVGKLVDGAVHTTEWRKGAHVEVAETQVNALAISREGRALDERELRELLNAERPM, from the coding sequence GTGATGGAGGTCTACCTGCTGGCGACGGAGCAGGAGGGCCCGGCTCCCCTCGATGCGCTGCGCGCGTCCTTCGCGAACGATGAGGTGGAGTTCACCCCGGACGCGGACGGCGAGGGGTTCACCCTGCGGGCGGACGGCTCCGAGGTGCTGGTGCGCCTGACGCGGGGCTCCGAGGGACTGCCGCGCTTCCGCAAGGAGGTGTTCAGCGGCAGCCCGGAGGCCTTCGAGCGGCTGGGGCGCGCCAAGGCCTACTACCATCTGTCCGTGGAGCCGGGCGGGGCGCAGCCCACGCTGCCTGTCTTCGAGGCACTGTGGGCTGTGCGCACGCTGCTGGAGCACGTGCAGGGCGTGCTGGTGGACCTCACCGCCTTCAAGCTCCACGAGCCCGACGACGTGGCGGAAATCACGGAGCTGGACTTCGACATCCGCGACCACGTCCACCTCCATGCCGTGGAGGCGACGGAGGGGGACACGCCCCTGTGGGTGCACTCGCATGGGATGGAGAAGTTCGGGGCCCGGGACCTGGAAATCTTCCACCTGGCCGAGAAGGACCTGCTGGCCGCGGAGAGCTTCCTTCACGAGCTGTGCACCGACCTGGCCTTTGGGCAGGGGCCGGCGCTGCGCACCCAGGTGGGCACCAGCGAGGGGCAGGTCTTCACGCTCGTGCCCTCGGAAGAGGCCCGCGCCAACCTGCTGGGCGTCCCTCTGGACACCTTCGAGGGCCATGAGGGGCTCTTCCTCACCGTGGTGTCCCCGCTGGGCCGGCACAACACGTCCCAGCTCCTGGCGCCCTACCGTGAGCGCTTCGAGAAGGAGCCGGAGGAGCAGACCCAGGCCATGCGGCGGGAGGCCCAGCTGGTGCTCCCGTCCTTCCTGGCGCGCTTCCAGCGCAAGGGCCTGATGGAGCCGCTCACCTTCCTGGTGCGTGCTCCTTTCGACACCCACCCCGAAGGGAACACCGTCACGGAGAACCTGTGGCTGGAGGTCATGGGGCGGGACGAGGGCTCCGTGGTGGGCAAGCTCGTTGATGGCGCGGTGCATACAACCGAGTGGCGCAAGGGTGCCCACGTGGAGGTCGCGGAGACCCAGGTCAACGCGCTGGCCATCAGCCGGGAAGGCCGGGCGTTGGACGAGCGGGAACTCCGTGAACTCCTGAACGCCGAACGGCCGATGTAG
- a CDS encoding FHA domain-containing protein — MPALLLLTGPSAGRRHDVLAEATIGRSPSCEIPLDDHQVSRKHALISVLDGLARIRDLRSRNGTFVNGERLVDEVVLKPGDQVRVGVTTALFEPPPVTLVADGPEKMGQVPIEEVLPHVGAAAAMYSAGIALLGATSGALVLRRLADEVAHALNADRAAALLGSSDGLLTAAVAGAEALTMPRALAQAALERKELVQTDDVLCAPLVASGGMPFGVLYVTRAEPKFSEGEGQLLAALGRLGGEAYTTVRSRVDAEPPVAALSGTSRPLRALLELARRVAASAAPVVIHGEPGVGKALLARFVHARSPRALGPFIVVDCREPADAVEEALFGRASAPGQPPVVSALLRADGGSLVLLHVESLARPASERLARALARRSAPARQGGEEPVDVRVLATAPASVSLLAARGDVEASLARALSGFELDAPPIRERRADVLPLLEQFAARAARRIRKEPPTLSPEARRLLTEYGWPQNLRELELVGERLGLLYAASRVGALQLPPEFQEGGDEGAKTLQGRVARLERDAIAEALREASGKKVRAAALLGISRPTLDKKIEEYGLAVERGRRE, encoded by the coding sequence ATGCCCGCCCTCCTGCTGCTCACCGGTCCTTCCGCGGGGCGTCGTCACGACGTGCTCGCGGAGGCGACGATTGGCCGCAGTCCCTCGTGTGAAATCCCACTGGATGACCATCAGGTCTCCCGCAAGCACGCGCTGATTTCCGTGCTGGACGGGCTGGCGCGCATCCGCGACTTGCGCTCGCGCAACGGGACGTTCGTCAACGGCGAGCGCCTCGTGGATGAGGTGGTGCTCAAGCCCGGTGACCAGGTGCGCGTGGGCGTGACGACGGCCCTCTTCGAGCCGCCCCCGGTGACCCTGGTGGCCGACGGGCCGGAGAAGATGGGGCAGGTGCCCATCGAGGAAGTGCTGCCTCACGTGGGCGCGGCGGCGGCGATGTACTCGGCGGGCATTGCCCTGCTGGGCGCGACGAGTGGCGCCCTGGTGCTGCGGCGCCTGGCGGATGAGGTCGCGCACGCACTCAATGCCGACCGCGCGGCCGCGCTGCTGGGCAGCAGTGATGGCTTGCTCACCGCGGCGGTGGCGGGCGCGGAGGCGCTGACGATGCCGCGCGCGCTGGCGCAGGCCGCGCTGGAGCGCAAGGAGCTGGTCCAGACGGATGACGTCCTCTGCGCGCCCCTGGTCGCCTCAGGCGGCATGCCCTTCGGCGTGCTGTACGTGACGCGGGCGGAGCCGAAGTTCAGCGAGGGTGAGGGCCAGTTGCTCGCGGCGCTGGGACGGTTGGGGGGCGAGGCCTACACCACCGTGCGCTCCCGCGTGGATGCGGAGCCGCCCGTGGCCGCGCTCTCCGGGACGTCCCGGCCGCTGCGGGCCTTGCTGGAGCTGGCGCGCCGGGTGGCCGCCAGCGCCGCGCCGGTGGTGATTCATGGCGAGCCGGGCGTGGGCAAGGCGCTGCTGGCGCGCTTCGTCCATGCGCGTTCGCCTCGGGCCCTGGGGCCTTTCATCGTGGTGGACTGCCGGGAGCCGGCCGATGCCGTGGAGGAGGCGCTGTTCGGCCGGGCGAGCGCGCCCGGGCAGCCGCCTGTCGTCTCCGCGCTGCTTCGCGCGGATGGGGGCTCGCTGGTGCTGCTCCATGTGGAGTCGCTCGCGCGGCCTGCTTCGGAGCGGCTGGCGAGGGCCCTGGCGCGCCGCTCAGCGCCCGCGCGGCAAGGCGGCGAGGAGCCCGTGGACGTGCGGGTGCTGGCCACCGCGCCCGCGTCGGTGTCGTTGCTGGCGGCGCGCGGCGACGTGGAGGCCTCGTTGGCTCGGGCGCTGTCGGGCTTCGAACTGGACGCCCCGCCCATCCGCGAGCGGCGCGCGGACGTGCTGCCGCTGCTGGAGCAGTTCGCGGCGCGCGCGGCCCGCCGGATTCGGAAGGAGCCACCGACGCTCAGTCCCGAGGCCCGGCGACTGCTGACGGAGTACGGGTGGCCGCAGAACCTGCGGGAGCTGGAGCTGGTGGGGGAGCGACTGGGCCTGCTGTACGCGGCGAGCCGAGTGGGCGCGCTGCAACTGCCCCCGGAGTTCCAGGAGGGCGGCGACGAGGGCGCGAAGACGTTGCAGGGACGCGTGGCCCGGCTGGAGCGCGATGCCATCGCCGAGGCCCTGCGCGAGGCGTCGGGAAAGAAGGTCCGCGCCGCGGCGCTGCTCGGCATCAGCCGGCCCACGCTGGACAAGAAGATTGAGGAGTACGGGCTCGCGGTGGAGCGGGGGCGCCGGGAGTGA
- a CDS encoding DMT family transporter, translating to MSTSTTAVVPASSRGISASDLAIVGVVIAWGTNYTVVKEAMETLPPLAFMSLRFTIAALAMGALLLGVEGWKPLPRPVFLKLLGLGLVGNTVYQVCFIVGLANTSVANSGMLTAVTPVLVATLGALFGVDRLTRPLVAALALGVVGMLLVLGGRGASEHGASLLGDGLIVGASLCWAIYTVGIRTVGPEVSALRITAISMLTGAPGVVLAGVPELLRLETENIRAGAWAGVVYSALVPLVLAYFIWGRTVQKVGSSRAGLYNTGIPVVAALTAWAVRGERPTWTQVLGAGLVLSGVLLSRRKS from the coding sequence GTGTCCACGTCCACCACCGCCGTTGTGCCCGCCTCCTCACGCGGCATCTCCGCGTCCGACCTGGCCATCGTCGGCGTCGTGATTGCCTGGGGCACCAACTACACGGTGGTGAAGGAGGCGATGGAGACGCTCCCTCCCCTGGCCTTCATGTCGCTGCGCTTCACCATCGCGGCGTTGGCCATGGGCGCGCTGCTCCTCGGCGTCGAAGGCTGGAAGCCGCTTCCGCGCCCGGTGTTCCTCAAGCTGCTGGGGCTCGGGCTGGTGGGCAACACCGTGTACCAGGTGTGCTTCATCGTCGGCCTGGCGAACACCTCGGTGGCGAACAGCGGGATGCTGACAGCGGTGACGCCAGTGCTCGTGGCCACGCTTGGCGCCCTGTTCGGCGTGGATCGGCTCACTCGCCCGCTCGTCGCGGCATTGGCGCTGGGCGTGGTGGGGATGCTGCTGGTGCTGGGGGGACGCGGCGCGTCCGAACATGGCGCGTCCTTGCTCGGCGACGGGCTCATCGTCGGCGCGAGCCTCTGCTGGGCCATCTACACGGTGGGCATCCGCACCGTGGGCCCGGAGGTGTCCGCGCTGCGCATCACCGCCATCAGCATGCTCACGGGCGCACCGGGCGTGGTGCTCGCGGGCGTGCCCGAGCTGCTGCGACTGGAGACCGAGAACATCCGCGCCGGCGCCTGGGCGGGCGTCGTGTACTCGGCGCTGGTGCCGCTGGTGCTCGCGTACTTCATCTGGGGCCGCACCGTGCAGAAGGTGGGCAGCAGCCGCGCGGGGCTCTACAACACGGGCATCCCCGTGGTGGCCGCCCTCACGGCGTGGGCCGTGCGTGGAGAGCGGCCCACCTGGACGCAGGTGCTCGGCGCGGGGCTCGTCCTCTCCGGCGTGCTGCTCAGCCGGCGGAAGTCGTAG